A single window of Neurospora crassa OR74A linkage group VII, whole genome shotgun sequence DNA harbors:
- a CDS encoding asparaginyl-tRNA synthetase: MSSAATVMRMRMGMGMGMGMGMGMRMKSSIFTTPSLSTVRVMRGMRSFVLAHHHQPPPSLCKDLDQGRTSRRSISSSSPRRLENINLKELERLTKEAEERLKQYEEPLKRTTPLHMSIAECLRWEPESEEDNVVVQGYVRSVRGMKTHRFVSLGDGSSLAPLQAVVPVDTNQAEGLAIGAAVRLTGKWVPSPGASQSHEMQVTQVDILGPSDAKTFPIQKKYQTPEYLRTIPHLRPRTPINAALLRMRSEAVAALTRFFAENHFTQTHPPILTSSDCEGAGEVFTVAPASNVTELSSTEDNKSKMFFRNKKYLTVSTQLHLEALAQSVGNVWTLSPVFRAEKSDTARHLSEFYMLEAEMNFVNDLDEVMDLAEDMIRNMCITMYESPTVYEFLNREGRVGSDLVSPEEVKARWEGMMADEWPRITYTDAIEFLQEHADEFEHKPVWTEGLHSEHEKFIAEHVGDGKPVFVTDYPRDIKAFYMREGQSLPDISSPGPTVECFDLLVPDLCEIAGGSMREHRLEPLLEAMKRHNIVAGEFTSSMDGNAPAGAKTGPLDWYVDLRRWGCAPHGGYGIGFDRLLCYLTGVQTIRDMVSFPRWFGRCDC; the protein is encoded by the exons ATGTCGTCCGCTGCCAccgtgatgaggatgaggatggggatggggatggggatggggatggggatggggatgagaATGAAAAGTTCGATTTTCACCACTCCAAGCTTATCGACAGTGCGGGTGATGAGAGGAATGCGCAGTTTTGTTCttgctcaccaccaccaaccgcCACCTTCACTCTGCAAAGATCTCGACCAGGGCCGCACCTCCCGCCGCAGCATCTCCAGCTCCTCTCCACGACGACTGGAAAATATCAATCTGAAAGAACTCGAGCGATTGACAAAAGAAGCTGAAGAACGGCTAAAGCAATATGAGGAGCCACTCAAGAGGACCACCCCATTGCACATGTCGATTGCCGAGTGCCTTCGGTGGGAGCCAGAATCGGAGGAGGACAATGTGGTGGTCCAGGGCTACGTCCGGTCCGTCCGGGGCATGAAAACCCACCGCTTCGTTTCTCTCGGCGACGGGTCCTCGCTGGCTCCTCTGCAGGCCGTTGTCCCCGTCGACACCAACCAGGCCGAAGG CCTGGCCATCGGTGCTGCTGTCCGTCTCACTGGCAAATGGGTCCCCTCGCCTGGCGCGTCCCAGTCTCACGAAATGCAAGTCACCCAGGTCGACATCCTGGGCCCATCCGACGCAAAG ACGTTTCCCATCCAAAAGAAATATCAGACACCAGAGTACCTCCGCACAATCCCCCACTTGCGGCCGAGGACCCCCATCAATGCTGCCTTGCTGAGAATGCGCTCTGAGGCGGTCGCGGCCTTGACTCGGTTTTTTGCCGAGAACCACTTTACCCAAACACATCCGCCCATCCTCACTTCGTCAGATTGCGAAGGTGCCGGAGAAGTGTTTACTGTGGCTCCGGCGTCCAACGTCACCGAGCTTTCCTCCACGGAGGACAACAAGAGCAAGATGTTTTTTCGCAACAAAAAGTATCTCACCGTGTCTACTCAGCTTCATCTCGAGGCCTTGGCTCAGTCTGTCGGTAATGTCTGGACCCTTTCTCCCGTTTTCCGCGCCGAAAAGAGCGATACTGCCCGTCATCTCAGCGAATTTTACATGCTCGAGGCCGAGATGAACTTTGTCAATGACCTCGACGAGGTCATGGACCTTGCAGAGGACATGATCCGCAACATGTGCATTACCATGTACGAATCACCTACAGTCTATGAGTTTCTTAACCGCGAGGGTCGCGTCGGTTCCGACCTCGTTTCTCCCGAGGAGGTGAAGGCTCGGTGGGAGGGCATGATGGCGGATGAGTGGCCGCGTATAACGTACACGGATGCTATCGAGTTTCTACAAGAGCATGCCGACGAGTTTGAACATAAGCCCGTCTGGACTGAAGGCCTGCATTCGGAGCACGAAAAGTTCATTGCCGAACACGTTGGAGACGGAAAGCCTGTCTTCGTCACCGACTATCCTCGCGACATTAAGGCCTTCTATATGCGTGAAGGCCAGTCACTCCCGGATATTTCCTCCCCGGGTCCGACGGTTGAGTGTTTCGACTTGTTGGTGCCCGACCTCTGCGAGATTGCCGGCGGATCCATGCGTGAACACCGTCTGGAGCCGTTGTTGGAGGCCATGAAGCGTCACAACATCGTTGCTGGAGAGTTCACCAGCTCTATGGATGGCAATGCTCCCGCCGGGGCGAAAACTGGCCCTCTTGATTGGTATGTCGACCTTCGCCGTTGGGGCTGCGCTCCACATGGCGGCTATGGCATCGGCTTTGATCGACTCCTCTGCTACTTGACTGGCGTCCAGACGATTCGAGACATGGTTTCTTTCCCTCGCTGGTTTGGCCGATGTGATTGTTAA